The nucleotide window AACTATATGAATAGATAAAAGATTATGTTAGgtaattaatgattttttttaaataacatgaacaatagattttaaaattggtttaattttactaaaatatactatgctactaattaaatttatgattaatttacttttttaattccattgttcatattgttcaataatattattgtctatctacattttttttaaaataaaaatatcctcATAAAAATGAATATACATTTTAATCAATGGATTTAACTAaagaattttctaaaaatattgctTAGTACTTAAGAGAATAAAACCACCGTAAAATTTTAGTTCtttcaataaatatttaaaaactttcatttaatttataatttctatttaaatttttgtgattgCAGTGTCTTTAAAATGTGCATGAGTTGCATTTATTagcaaaatatttaattaagtaatagtaaaaatttatatgcaattgttttcatgtaaaattgataattaaaaatttttaaataataatttactcaaacatatcaaatcatctaataattatcagttataaattttatataaaaataaatgtacTTGAGTTTTCACTTTAAGCAATTCTACACTACTCATTCTTTGTGTATATCTAGTATAATTATTAATGAATACTatctaaatacaaaaatattatttatatactaaaattaatttatttttaataaatattttatattttaatatatattttatattagtgtctaattttagtagctaattttagtatatacttAATATAATTGAGCTAAATATTATTAGTATAAttgaacaaaaatattttaaatactagaAAATGCAGATTTTGGAACTGATGATAGAATAGTTACTTATGCTTTGTACTTAATTATTCCATAGTTACTGATAGagtaatttgaaattttatttgggtACTCATTAAgtcattattattaattagggACAGCTGCAATTATTGACATGTGCTCATTCTTGATTTGGGTTTGGGTTGTTGGTTGGCAAGTGGTGACAAATCAAACATACATTTATTTGTTGGTTAACAAAATAgtctatcttcttatcttagTTGCCAAAATGAGAATGCGTTTAAATTCTACCATTTACTTTATGAGTCAAGCCTCCCGTTTACAGTTTTCAAATGCCacactttaattttcaattttatatgtattataatattattagatatttttattaaattgattaataatttattttttaataaattaaaataaaatcagtttattatagtaataataataaacttaattatccacattataattattagacccAATTTAATCCGATCAATTTACACAATCTAAACCgaatcatattttaatttttttataaaaaaataaataaattttttacttttgtttaaaaaaaatcataattttagTTCAATTGAATTTGATAACAattgattttattgttattataaaaaaatcaattttattttattaaaaaatttaaaaataatcaatttattaattcatctaataataataagacaCGTAAAcatctttattaaaaaaaaagttttactTATTACACACAAACGTCTTTACAACTTTATCCACATCAGATCCCTGCCTACGCTAATTTTCTACTCTTAATTAACTTGTTCATCACCTGACAATAAAGCTATCTCGATCAACAActccatacaaaaaaaaaaaagctagagCCAGAAGGAACTGTTCTTCAATTGAGAACacgtttattaatattaaaagaaaaagaagtcaaATAAAAGATGTTGAAATAGTAGCGGTCCTTCCCTCTAATCTAAGCCACCTATCGCTGTAATTGAAAATACAAAGTATTGAACGTAGAACCTCTACATGTCTTCATCAACAAATGCTATAACTATAttgattaatatataataataatacgcCAACACGTTATTATCTGCGTAATTTTCTTGACCCGGCTTGCTCTGAAAAAGTCCATGGTAGCGTTCCCAGTTTCATATATAAATCCCATTTATTAGTCTCATTTTTCCACACTACTCGGGCATCAAAAACTGAAAAGCGCGGAAAAGAATTGAAGAATGAGAAACAAAGGAGGGCAGAACAAGTTGGTGAGGATCATAACCACACCTATAAGAGTTCTTGGAAAGGCGAAGGACATGTACGTTCGAAGCATAACACAGTGCGGTTACAGCGTCAGCTACGGCAACACCGGAGACGCGGCGGGGAGATTCCAGGCGGGGCTGCCGCGAAGCTACAGCGCCGCCACGTCGATGTCCGGTGCAGGTTCGGAGGATTACGCGGAGCTTGTCAGGGCAGCGTCGGCGAGGACCATGGGGAACCGAATCGACGTGGATTTGGTCCTGAAACTGCAACAAGAAGCTCGAGGACGAGGTCAAAGTCAAAGTCAAAGTCAACCAGTGGGGTTGCCAAAGTCGGTGAGTGTTGGTATGGGTCGAATTGATGAGGATAAGCCTTTTGATTTGAATGAAGGGGGTGAAGCTGTTGTGCCTAATTCTTACCCTAGAAGTAGAAGCTATGCTGTTGGAATTAGAAAACCCACCCTTGTTCTCTAAGGAATAATAATGGGTAATTAGTAGTTTAGGGTTAAGTAATGCAACATTTT belongs to Arachis duranensis cultivar V14167 chromosome 8, aradu.V14167.gnm2.J7QH, whole genome shotgun sequence and includes:
- the LOC107461171 gene encoding uncharacterized protein LOC107461171: MRNKGGQNKLVRIITTPIRVLGKAKDMYVRSITQCGYSVSYGNTGDAAGRFQAGLPRSYSAATSMSGAGSEDYAELVRAASARTMGNRIDVDLVLKLQQEARGRGQSQSQSQPVGLPKSVSVGMGRIDEDKPFDLNEGGEAVVPNSYPRSRSYAVGIRKPTLVL